ACAGATACCCCCGGGTCCAAGACCAAGGCCGACAAGCCACGTCTGCCCAGCCTCAAGCAGGTGCAGGACCGCTTGAGCGAGCGGGCCACCGAAGCCACCAAAAACCTCAACGACTTCGCCCGCGACAGCGTCCAGCGCGCCATCGACAACGCAAAGGCCAACGGCGACAAGGACACCCGCAGCCCGGTCCGGCGCCACAAGTCGCCGGCGGTGCCGAAGAACGATGCGGCCGACAAGGCAGACTCGCCGACCGTCAACACCCCGGACGAGCCGCAACAGAACCAGACCCCACGCCACCGCCTGAATGATCTCTCCGAGCGCGTGACGTCCGCGTTGACGCACCCCGCCGGCGACCCGCAGCCAAATGATGCGCCGACCACCGGCCTGCCGGGCGGCCAGTCGGGAGATGCCGCACCGCGCGCGACGACGTTCGCCGCCCCGGTGCCCTCCCCGGCCCCCGCCGCACCGGTCAGCCCGATCACCGGGCTGCTGTCCGCGGTCACGCTCGGCACCATCCTGGCGCCCAACGCACCCACCGAACCGGCCGACATGCCCGCTGTCTGGGCCGTAATGGCCTGGGCGCGGCGGCAATCCGCGTACCCGGTGGCCGACAACACGGCCGCCAACCGCAACACCCTGCTCTCCCCCACCGAAACGGCAGCTCCTCTCAGCCCGGGAATCCCTGACCCGACCGAGATCGTGAATCGCTGGATCTACCAGCCCGTGCACTACGGCACTCAGCTGTGGATCACCAGCCCGCTCGGCGGTGCCGTCGACGGTGTGATCAACCAGATTTCGGGGCAGTACCTGATCGGCAACGGCACCGACGGCACCCTGGAAAACCCCGACGGCACCGACGGCGGCTTGTGGATCGGTGACGGCGGTGACGGCTTCGACGGAGTCGCCGACGGCGTGGCCGGGGGTGCCGGCGGTGACGCCGGATGGTTCGGCGACGGCGGCGAAGGCGGCGCGGGCTGGGCCGGTCTGGACGGCGGCGACGGTGGCCAGGGCGGATCGTTCATGGGCATCGGCGGGAAGGGCGGCGCGGGCGGCGCGTCCTCCAACGGCCAGCCCGCGGGCTCCGGTGGTGCCGGCGGCGACGCCAACGGCTGGTTCTTCGGTATCGCCGGCGACGGTGGGCAAGGCGGCGTAGGTGTCACCGGCACCAACGGCCGCGAAGGCGACTGGGACATCGACTACGGCAACGGTTACGGAAACGGCGAGGACGGCGGCGTCGGCGGAGGTGACGGCGGCCAGGGCGGCAAGGGTGGCGACGCCACCGGGCTCTTCTTCGCCAACGGCGGTGATGGCGGCCAGGGCGGCACCGCAGGCACCGGCGGGCAAGGCGGCCGAGGCGCCGACGGCGACGCCACCCACCTGAGCGGCGGGACCGGCGGCACCGGTGGAACGGGTGGCGGAACCGGTGGCATCGGCGGCGCGGCGGGAGCCGGCGGCGGGCTCTTCGGCCTGCTCGGCAACACCGGAACCGCGGGCAGCACCGGCCAAGGCGGCGCGGGTGGTGACGGTGGTGACGGTGGAAACGGCTTCGGGCTCGTGTCCGATACCAACAACACCGGCACCGCCACCGGAGGGACTGGCGGCTCCGGTGGCGCAGGCGCAGAGTCACCCATCGCCGGCACCGGGCATGGTGGCGGTGGCGGCGGTGGCGGCGGCGGCGCCGTGGTGAACACCGCCAATGGCGGAACCGCCAGCGGCACAGCCACGGGCGGCGACGGCGGGCATGGCGGCGCAGGTTCGACGACCGCCGCCGGAGGTGAAGGTGGCACCGGTGGCATCGGCTGGATCGAGGCCGACGGTCTCAACAGCAGCGCCGGTGGCACCGCGACCGGCGGCAACGGCGGCGACTCGATCGGTACGGGCACCGGCGGCAATGGCGGTGACGCTCGCCTCGGGGCGGCCCTGGGCGGCAAGGTTTCCGACGCAAGCGCCACAGGCGGTGACGGCGGTAACGGCACCAACGGCGGCAAGGGCGGCGCAGGCGGTTATTCCGAGATCAGCGCAGGCCTGCAGGGCGGTACCGGGGGCACGGCTTCAGGCACTGCCCACGGCGGCAACGGCGGCGACGCGACCGGCGCCGGTAGCCTCGGCGGCAACGGCGGCAGCGGCAACATCCAGGCCGGCTTCGTCCGGACCGGCATCGGCGGAAACGATGGCACCGCAACCGGATCCGCGACCGGCGGCGACGGCGGCGACGCCACCGGCGGCGGCAAGGGTGGCGCCGGTGGTATCGGCAGCGTTGTCGCCGGCGGCACCGACGCGGTGGCCGATGGCACAGGCATCGGCGGCAACGGCGGCGACGGCCTGGGTGGTGGTACCGGCGGCAACGGCAGCAGCGGTCAAGTTGGTGCATTCGCGGCCGGCGCCACAGCCGGCGGCACCGCCCGCAGCGGCGACGGCGGCGACGGCACGGGCGCAGGCAGCGTCGGCGGCAACGGGACCATCGGCAACATCCAGGCGTTCGGCGTAGACAGCGAGGCCGGCGGCACCGCCACCGGCGGTGACGGTGGCGACGCCGCCAGCGGTGGGCACGGCGGCGTCGGCGGCCAGGGCCGCATCGTCGCCAACGGCACCGGCAGTAAAGCCACCGACAGCACCGCCACCGGTGGCGACGGCGGCGACGCCGCCAACGGCAGCAGCGGCGCGATGGGCGGGCAGGCGTATGTGTTCGCCGGCACCTTCGGTGATCCCAACAGCGGCGGCGATATCAGTGGCAGCACCGCCGTGGGTGGCGACGCTGTTGGCGCCGGCCAGGGCGGTATCGGCTCGATCGAAGCGGTCAACGGCACCATTGCCGACAGCAGCGCGATCGCAGCCGACGGCAATTCCGGCGGCCTGGGCGGGTACGCCACGGTGAAGGCGACCAACGGCGGCAGCATCTCGGGCAGCCATGCGACCGGCGGCCAGAACAGCGATACCGCTACCGGTGGGGCCGCCACCATCACGGCCGACGGTGCGGGCAGCACCGTGACCGACGCCGACGCCATCGGCGGCGACGCCGGACTTGGTGATGCCAACGGCGGCACCGGCGGCAACGGTGGTGCGGCCACCGTCATCGCGAGCAACGGAGGCAGCGTCGAGGACGCGATCGCCACCGGCGGCAAGGGCGGCAACGGAACCACTGGCGGACACGGCGGTGCCGGCGGTGAGGGCATCGTTTCGGCCACCTCCGCCGGGAGCACGGCCAGCGGTTCGGGAACCGGCGGCGCGGGTGGCAACGGCAGCAACGGCGGCACCGGAGGTACCGGCGCCCAGGGCGGAGTCGTCGCACAGCGGACAGGCAGCACCGCCAGCGGCACCGGAATCGGCGGTGGCGGCGGATCCGCCGACGGGGCCGGCAGCACCGGCGGTAATGGCGGCGGCGGCTGGGTTCAGACCGGCCTCTACGCCGGCCTCGGCGACAACAGCACGGCCAGCGGCTACGCCCGTGGCGGTGCAGGTGGGGATGCGACCACCGGCGGCCACGGCGGCGCGGGCGGTTTCGCCACGGTGCTCACCACCGGGAATGCCTCCACCGCAAGCGGTTTCGCGTATGGCGGCGCCGGGGGCAACGGTTCCGCGGCTGGTACCGGCGGCGCAGGCGCTCGAGCGCAGATCGTGGCCAAGGGCAACGGGTCCAAGGCCAGTGGCACCGCTACCGCCGGAAACGGCGGGAACGGCGTCGGCGTCACAGGTGGCACGGGCGGTCAGGCCATCATCAGCGCAGGGCAGAGCTCCGGCACCGGCGGCGCCAACAGCACCGCTGACGGCACCGCGACCGGCGGCGACGGGGGGACGGGCCAGAACGGTGTCAACGGCGGCACCGGAGGCGGGGCCACCATCACGGCCAGGGGCATCAACGACTCCATCACCGGTAGCGCCGCGACGGGCGGTGACGGCATCACGGGGGCCAACGGCAACAACGCGTCGCTCAACACCAGCCTGGGCACGATCACCGACAGCTCGGCAACCGCGGGCCAGAGCACCGACGGAGCCGTCGGAGGCGGTGCGAGTATCGACGTCACCGGCGGCTCGACCGGCGCCGTCACCAACACCCACGTCACCGGCGGAGATGCCGGCAGCGGCAAGAGTGGTGGCACTGCGTCGTTGACGGTCACCGGCGGGGCTCAGGTCACGAACACGATCGCAAAGGGCGGCAACGGATCTGACAGTGCGGTCGGTGGCAACGTCGTGATCACCGCCGCCGGCACCGGCACCACCGTGACCAACACCACGGCAACCGGCGGCAACGCCGGGCTCGGCGACACCGGCGGGGGCGTGGGCGGCAAGGGCGGCGATGTGAAGATCACCGCCGACTCCGGTGGTCATGTCGGGACAGCGGATCACACTGCGACCATCCGGGGCGGCGACGGCGGCAATGGAACCAATGGCGGCACCGGCGGCGCCGGTGGTACCAACGGCGCCGGCGGCGGCCAGACGGAGTTTGTGGCCCGCAATGGCGGCACCGTCTACGGCGAGGTCCGCGGTGGCCGCGGCGGTGATGCCGACGGGGCAGGCAACAAGGGTGGCGAAGGCGGCTTCGGCTACATGAGTGCCGGCCGAGACAACCTCGTGGTGTCCGGGCCCAGCGGAAATCTGACCATCGCGCCCGGGAACAACTCCCTGGCCCACGGAACTGTGGTGGGCGGTGACGGCGGGTCTGCCACTGGCACAACGGGTTCCAAGGGCGGCAATGGCAGCAGGGTGGCCATCAATGCGGCCGGCCAGAATGCCGTCGCCGAAGGCACCATCACCGGCGGCAAGGGCGGCAGCGGCAGCAACGGCGGGACGGGCGGTGGGGACAGCGGCATCTCGTCGATCAGCGCGCTCGGGCCCAATGCCGTAGCGACCGGTGTCACCGCAACCAGCGGCAACGGCGGTGACGGCATCAGCGGTGGAACCGGCGGCAAGGGCGGCTATTTCCAAGTCGGCGCCTACAGCTTCACCGACCTCGCCGGTGCCACCTACACCGGCAACACGGTCACGACAGGCGACGGCGGTGACGGGACCGGAGCCGTGGGAGGCAACGGCACCAACCTGACCCAGTCGGGGTCGTTCAACGGCGTCCCGGCTACCGCCAATCCGGGAGTCCCCGTCACGAATCAGACGGTCACCACGACCAGCGGGGCGAACAACCCGTAGGTCACGTCACAAGCAGAAGCCCCGCACGCCTGGTGTGCGGGGCTTCTGCTCGTCGGCGCCTACACGACGCGCAGACCGTCGGGAATCTTGCCGGGGTCCCGCCAAAACGCGTCGTGGACAAAGCGATTGAACAGATCGGGCGGGAGCACCGTCTCGCGCGGCTCGGCCTTCACCTCACCGCGCACGGTGTGCAGCCCGGGAGTCCCGGCTCGTTCGTCGAACTCGGTCACGTCGTAGTCGACATGGCCGAAGTCGTGCTCGAAGACCGGCTCGCCGATGAACTGGTAGATGGCGTGCATGGCCTTGGCGGGCTCGGCGGTCAGGGTTTCGTACTGCACCACCAGCAGGTGGTCGCGCTGGGCGCCGTAGCAGGCCTGTTTGAGGGCGTCGTAGGGGCCGCCGACCATACCGTCTTGTGCGGCAACGTCATTGGCTCGGGTGTAGACGGTGCCACCGGGGCTGTAGTTGAAGATCGACGAGGGGCTGAATACGTTGCGCTGCACCAGCCGTTCGATGCTGTCGATCACCCACGGCAGATCACGCACGCACGCGATGACTTTGGCGTCCGGGAACAGCTGCGCGATGGCCGGCATCCGCGCGCACCAGGCCCGGTTGGTGTCGAAGACCACCTCGGCGGCGCAGTCGGAGTAGTAGCTGTCGAACAAACCGCGCAGGATGCGCTCGCGCTTGGCATCGTCGAGGAACACCGAGTATTCGTTGCGGGCGCTCATCTGGGCGAGCAGGGCGTCGAACAGGCCGGCCAACGGACCCGACATCCCCGCCTGGAAGCGCGGGTTCTGTCGCAGCAGCGCCGCCAGCAGCGTCGACCCTGAGCGCGGCAGACCCGAGATGAAATGAAGCGCCGTCACCGTTGCCCTTCCGCCCGCAACCCGTCGAACACCACCGACGTGACCCGCTCGGCCACGTCGTCGTTGTAACTCTGCATGGCCTGACAACCGACCAGGAGTGCTTTCACGTCCGCGACCGTGACGTCGCCGCGCACCGTCCCCGCCTTCTGCCCGGCGGCCAGCAGGTCGCCGAGGACCGCCAGGTACTCGCCCTCGGCTTCGGGTACCACCGTGTTCACGTCGATACCCGATCCGGCGAGAGCATCGACCAGTCCACGGTCGGCCGCGCCCCACTGCAACACCATCGACCGCAGGAACGCGAACATCGCGTCGGCCGGATCGGCCTCGGCAAGCAGGGTCCGTCCCTCTTCCACGACACCGCGGATTCGCTCGGCGATGACCGCCTGGAACAACGCCTCCTTGGTCGGGAAGTGCCGGTACACAGTGCCCGCACCCACGCCGGCCCGGCGGGCGATCTCGTCGATGGGCACGGAGAGTCCGTCGGCCGCGAACGTTTCGTACGCGACCTCCAGCACCCGGGCACGGTTCCGCGCCGCATCCGCACGCATTCAGACCTCACTTCACAACACCGTGGACGAAACCATTGACAAAACGGGGCGCACGTTCCGTATAGTCGGACGCAACCGGAGCGCTCACTCCGCTTAGCCTCTCTAGGAGTCTCTCATGACCAACTGGACCACCGTCAACATTCCGGACCAATCCGGCCGCACAGCCGTCGTCACCGGCGCCAATACCGGCCTCGGGCTCGAGACGGCCAAGGCGCTGGCCGCCAAGGGCGCCCACGTCGTCCTCGCCGTCCGCAACCTCGACAAGGGCGAGGCCGCCGTCGAGTGGATCTCGAGGTCGGTACCGGACGCCGACCTCGAATTGCAGCGCCTCGATCTCGGTTCGCTGGCGTCGGTGCGCCAAGCCGCCGACGAGATCAGAACCAAGCACGACACGATCGACCTGCTGATCAACAACGCCGGCGTGATGTATCCGCCGAAGGAGACCACCGCGGACGGATTCGAGCTGCAGTTCGGAACCAACCATCTCGGCCATTTCGCCCTCACCGGCCTGCTGCTCGACCGCTTGCTGCCGGTGCCGGGTTCACGCGTCGTGACCGTGAGCAGCATCGGCCACCGCATCAACGCCGCGATCCACTTCGACGATCTGCAGTGGGAGCGCAGCTACAGCCGCGTCGGGGCGTACGGCCAATCCAAGCTGGCCAATCTGCTCTTCACCTACGAACTCCAGCGCCGTCTCACCGGCGAGAAGACCTCGGCACTCGCCGCACACCCGGGCGGCTCGGACACCGAGTTGATGCGGCACCTGCCCGGGGTCCTGCAGCGCACGGTCCCACTTCTGCGTCCGTTGTTCCAGGACGCCGCGGCCGGTGCCCTGCCGACACTGCGCGCAGCGACCGATCCGGGCGCCCTCGGCGGGCAGTACTTCGGGCCGAACCTCACCACCCGCGGCTACCCGAAGGTCGTGCCATCGAGTGACCAGTCCCACGACCTTCAGCTGCAGCGTCGCTTGTGGGCGGTGTCCGAGGAACTGACGGGCGTCACCTTCCCGGTGTTGCAGTCTTCGCGCGCCTGAACTCTCGCCGCCGCTTTCGACACCAGGGCTGCTTCGCCGCAACGCGAACAGCCCTAGTGTCGATCTCGGTGCAAACAACCGCGCCGCGTCTAGGCTGGCGCTTGTGTCGTTCTGGGATCCCAGGAATGTGCCGCCGTATCCCCCGGCTCGTTACACCAAGGACGAGCCGGAAGTCAGCGCCCAGCTCAGGCGCGGCGACGAGCCACCGGACTACGACTCGTTCGGCCTCGTCAAGTACCACTACCTGGCCAACCAACAACAGACCAACGGCGACTACGGCCTGTACCGCGTCGACATCAGCCCGCAGGGCGGCGGGCCCGGCCCACATTTCCACCGGGCCATGTCGGAGGCGTTCTTCGTGCTGTCCGGCACCGTCCGGCTCTATGACGGAAACGACTGGCGCGACGGCACCGAGGGCGACTTCCTGTACATTCCACCGGGCGGCATCCACGGTTTCCGCAATGAGGCCGACGCGCCGACGTCCCTGTTGATGTTGTTTGCTCCCGGCGCGCCACGAGAGGCCTATTTCGAAGGGTTCGCCCAGTTGGCCGACCTCAACGACGAGGAACGGGCCGAGTGGTTCATCAAGAACGACAACTACTTCATCTGAGCGACACGCCCGGGGCTTTCCTGCAGAGATGCGCCAGCGGAACCCGCTGGCCTAGACTGCTTTCCGACTGAGAGGAGTCCTCGGGTGCGGGCTGATGCAGCGCCCAGCACCCAGGCACTGCGGGGCTGGCAGCGCAAGGCGCTGGTGAAGTACTTGACCGCCAAACCGCGGGATTATCTTGCGGTCGCGACACCGGGCGCAGGTAAAACGACGTTTGCGCT
Above is a window of Mycolicibacterium boenickei DNA encoding:
- a CDS encoding beta strand repeat-containing protein, which codes for MGKHSIAGGRGRRSAAGPIATAGLASIALAGAGVMLLLGPDSPTMRSVTADVRLVNTEGPSSDGNSEAGNTPGSTDTPGSKTKADKPRLPSLKQVQDRLSERATEATKNLNDFARDSVQRAIDNAKANGDKDTRSPVRRHKSPAVPKNDAADKADSPTVNTPDEPQQNQTPRHRLNDLSERVTSALTHPAGDPQPNDAPTTGLPGGQSGDAAPRATTFAAPVPSPAPAAPVSPITGLLSAVTLGTILAPNAPTEPADMPAVWAVMAWARRQSAYPVADNTAANRNTLLSPTETAAPLSPGIPDPTEIVNRWIYQPVHYGTQLWITSPLGGAVDGVINQISGQYLIGNGTDGTLENPDGTDGGLWIGDGGDGFDGVADGVAGGAGGDAGWFGDGGEGGAGWAGLDGGDGGQGGSFMGIGGKGGAGGASSNGQPAGSGGAGGDANGWFFGIAGDGGQGGVGVTGTNGREGDWDIDYGNGYGNGEDGGVGGGDGGQGGKGGDATGLFFANGGDGGQGGTAGTGGQGGRGADGDATHLSGGTGGTGGTGGGTGGIGGAAGAGGGLFGLLGNTGTAGSTGQGGAGGDGGDGGNGFGLVSDTNNTGTATGGTGGSGGAGAESPIAGTGHGGGGGGGGGGAVVNTANGGTASGTATGGDGGHGGAGSTTAAGGEGGTGGIGWIEADGLNSSAGGTATGGNGGDSIGTGTGGNGGDARLGAALGGKVSDASATGGDGGNGTNGGKGGAGGYSEISAGLQGGTGGTASGTAHGGNGGDATGAGSLGGNGGSGNIQAGFVRTGIGGNDGTATGSATGGDGGDATGGGKGGAGGIGSVVAGGTDAVADGTGIGGNGGDGLGGGTGGNGSSGQVGAFAAGATAGGTARSGDGGDGTGAGSVGGNGTIGNIQAFGVDSEAGGTATGGDGGDAASGGHGGVGGQGRIVANGTGSKATDSTATGGDGGDAANGSSGAMGGQAYVFAGTFGDPNSGGDISGSTAVGGDAVGAGQGGIGSIEAVNGTIADSSAIAADGNSGGLGGYATVKATNGGSISGSHATGGQNSDTATGGAATITADGAGSTVTDADAIGGDAGLGDANGGTGGNGGAATVIASNGGSVEDAIATGGKGGNGTTGGHGGAGGEGIVSATSAGSTASGSGTGGAGGNGSNGGTGGTGAQGGVVAQRTGSTASGTGIGGGGGSADGAGSTGGNGGGGWVQTGLYAGLGDNSTASGYARGGAGGDATTGGHGGAGGFATVLTTGNASTASGFAYGGAGGNGSAAGTGGAGARAQIVAKGNGSKASGTATAGNGGNGVGVTGGTGGQAIISAGQSSGTGGANSTADGTATGGDGGTGQNGVNGGTGGGATITARGINDSITGSAATGGDGITGANGNNASLNTSLGTITDSSATAGQSTDGAVGGGASIDVTGGSTGAVTNTHVTGGDAGSGKSGGTASLTVTGGAQVTNTIAKGGNGSDSAVGGNVVITAAGTGTTVTNTTATGGNAGLGDTGGGVGGKGGDVKITADSGGHVGTADHTATIRGGDGGNGTNGGTGGAGGTNGAGGGQTEFVARNGGTVYGEVRGGRGGDADGAGNKGGEGGFGYMSAGRDNLVVSGPSGNLTIAPGNNSLAHGTVVGGDGGSATGTTGSKGGNGSRVAINAAGQNAVAEGTITGGKGGSGSNGGTGGGDSGISSISALGPNAVATGVTATSGNGGDGISGGTGGKGGYFQVGAYSFTDLAGATYTGNTVTTGDGGDGTGAVGGNGTNLTQSGSFNGVPATANPGVPVTNQTVTTTSGANNP
- a CDS encoding sulfotransferase family protein is translated as MTALHFISGLPRSGSTLLAALLRQNPRFQAGMSGPLAGLFDALLAQMSARNEYSVFLDDAKRERILRGLFDSYYSDCAAEVVFDTNRAWCARMPAIAQLFPDAKVIACVRDLPWVIDSIERLVQRNVFSPSSIFNYSPGGTVYTRANDVAAQDGMVGGPYDALKQACYGAQRDHLLVVQYETLTAEPAKAMHAIYQFIGEPVFEHDFGHVDYDVTEFDERAGTPGLHTVRGEVKAEPRETVLPPDLFNRFVHDAFWRDPGKIPDGLRVV
- a CDS encoding TetR/AcrR family transcriptional regulator, with amino-acid sequence MRADAARNRARVLEVAYETFAADGLSVPIDEIARRAGVGAGTVYRHFPTKEALFQAVIAERIRGVVEEGRTLLAEADPADAMFAFLRSMVLQWGAADRGLVDALAGSGIDVNTVVPEAEGEYLAVLGDLLAAGQKAGTVRGDVTVADVKALLVGCQAMQSYNDDVAERVTSVVFDGLRAEGQR
- a CDS encoding SDR family NAD(P)-dependent oxidoreductase, which codes for MTNWTTVNIPDQSGRTAVVTGANTGLGLETAKALAAKGAHVVLAVRNLDKGEAAVEWISRSVPDADLELQRLDLGSLASVRQAADEIRTKHDTIDLLINNAGVMYPPKETTADGFELQFGTNHLGHFALTGLLLDRLLPVPGSRVVTVSSIGHRINAAIHFDDLQWERSYSRVGAYGQSKLANLLFTYELQRRLTGEKTSALAAHPGGSDTELMRHLPGVLQRTVPLLRPLFQDAAAGALPTLRAATDPGALGGQYFGPNLTTRGYPKVVPSSDQSHDLQLQRRLWAVSEELTGVTFPVLQSSRA
- a CDS encoding cupin domain-containing protein, whose translation is MSFWDPRNVPPYPPARYTKDEPEVSAQLRRGDEPPDYDSFGLVKYHYLANQQQTNGDYGLYRVDISPQGGGPGPHFHRAMSEAFFVLSGTVRLYDGNDWRDGTEGDFLYIPPGGIHGFRNEADAPTSLLMLFAPGAPREAYFEGFAQLADLNDEERAEWFIKNDNYFI